The genomic DNA CCATGTCCGGTGAGACCGCTCGCCGCCTGGCGCGCTACCGGTCGCCGATCCCGCTGCTGGCCTTCACCTCCGCCCCGCACGTCCGCAACCAGCTCGCGCTGACCTGGGGCGTGGAGACCTTCGAGGTGCCGTTCGTCCACCACACCGACGACATGGTCCGCCAGGTCGAGGCGTCCCTGCTGGCCAACGCGCGTCTGGAGAAAGGCGACAAGGTGGTCATCGTCGCCGGTTCGCCTCCCGGGACGGCCGGCTCCACCAACGCCCTGCGCGTCCACACCATCGGCGCGGCCGTCTCGCACCCGGCCTGACCTCTTCATCGGATACGGCCACCGCCCCGGCCTGATCTCCTTTTCGGATACGGCCACCGCCTCGGCGGTGGCCGTATCCGCATGTTGAGCCACGTTGATCGCGCTGCGTAGCAGCAAAGGCCGAAAAATACGGTCTTGTGGTGTCCCGAACCCCTGTCAGAGGATCAGCACATGGCGTGCGCGGCGATACGCCCGAGGTCTGAGCGAAGGGTGCCGGATGGTGCAGAGCGGTCGACCGGAGGAAGACCGGCGAGACGACGGCGCGGGCGGCGCACCGGGCCGTTCCGGGCAGGTCGCCGGGGGTGCGGACAGGGTCGCCGCGATGATCGAGGCCCGGCTCGGCCGGGCGGTCGACCCCGACGAGAACTTCTTCGAGGCCGGGCTCAACTCGATGGCCCTGGTCGAGCTCCACGCGGAGATCACCGGCGTGTTCGGGATCGACATTCCGGTCACCTCCATGTTCACCCGGCCCAATGTGCGGGCGCTCAGCCGTCTCGTCGAAGGCTCGCAGGAACCGGGTAGGAACGACCTCACGCGACCACGCCCGACCGGTGGCAGCCGTAGAGACGTCCGCGCGCGTATCCGCAGGGACGGCGGGACGTCTCGGTGACGGGCGGCGCGCCGATCGCGGTGATCGGTGTGGGACCCTGCGCGCCACTCACGGCCGGAACCGTCGAGGCCGCGCTGGAGGACGCCGGGCACGACCCCGCGGCGCCGCCGGGCGTGCTGGGCGTCCACGAGGAGGTGGCGGAGGCGTGCCGGTCGCTGAGCTCCGGCCACTGCGACGTGGTGGTCACCCGCGCCGGAACGGCCCTGGCCGGCCTCGGCCCGCCGGACGCCGTGCTCGTGCTCAGGAGACGGGACGACGCGCTGCTCGACGGTGACTTCGTCCGCGCCGTGCTCGGTCCTCCCGGACCCGGTGGTCCTCCCGGACCCGGTGGTCCTCCCGGACCCGGTGGTCCTCCCGGACCCGGTGGTCCTCCCGGACCCGGTGGTCCTCCCGGACCCGGTGGTCCTCCCGGACCCGGTGGTCCTCCCGGACCCGGTGGTCCTCCCGGACCCGGTGGTCCTCCCGGACCCGGTGGTCCTCCCGGACCCGGTGGTCCTCCCGGACCCGGTGGTCCTCCCGGACCCGGTGGTCCTCCCGGACCCGGTGGCTCTTCCGGACCCGGTGGCTCTCCGGGGCGGCCGACGGTGGAGAAGGGCTTCGCGCCGGTCCATCTGCACGCCGGCACCCGGCCTCGTGTGGTCGTGTGGTCCGGCCGTACGGTCGAGGAGGCCGAAAGCGTACGGCAGAGCCTGGCCGGCTTCTTCGCGGCTCTCGGTGAGGCCCGGTTCGCCGACGCCGTGGCCACCCTGCAGCGAGGCCGTACACCGCGACCGGTGCGGGGGGCCGTCGTCTGTTCCACCGCCGCCGCGACCGCGACCGCCCTCGCCGGTGCCCGGACCCCGGGTGAGGCCGCCGGTAGCGCCTCGAAGGTGCGTTTTCACTTCCCCGCGGGTGGCACGGGTCGGCTGGGAGCCGGGCTGTACGGGACCGAACGGCTGTTCAGCGAGACGATGGACGTCTGCCTGGAGGAGTTCGAGCGGCACGGGATCGATCTTTACGACGGATGGCTCGCCGGAGACCGGGACGACGGACCCGTCACGTTCGCCGTGACCTACTCCCTGGCCACCACTGTGGCGGGCTGGGGGGTCACCGCCTGGAGTTGCACGGGTGAGGGGGCGGGTGAGATCGCCGCCGCCGCCTTCTCGGGAACACTCGATTTCGACGAGGCGGTCGCCCGGGTGGCGGCCGGTCTCCTCCCGCCCGGCGGGACGGCCGTGCGGCCGGCGGATGGGGAGGCCCCCGCGCCGACCGGTGGCGGCCCGGAGCCTTCGGGCACCGGCTCCGACGGCGGCCCGGAGCCTTCGGGCAGCGGGTCCGACGGGGAGGGGGCAGCGGGGACACCACCCGGCGGTACGGCCGGCACGCTCGTCCTCGGTGCCGATCCGATCCGTAACCGAGCGGGCGGCCCCGTGTTCACCTGCGGGGACGACCGCCAGGGCCTGCTCACCGCGCTCGCCCGGCTGTGGACGCTCGGCTGCCCGGTGGACTGGGTGGCGCTCGACCCCGACCACCCCCTGCAGCGGATGCCGGTCCCCACGACGCCCCGTCCCGCCCACCTCACAGCGGCCCCGGACCCGGCGGCGCCTCTCGTCTCCGCGCCGCTGGCACACGGGGCGGCCCCGGCGGTGTCCGACCGGCCGCACGCCGCACACGACTATGCGGGATCGCCGGAGCCGGTGGGGGGCTCGGTGGTGTCCGGTGGGGTGCGGTCCGGGCGCGGGTCTGAGGGGCTGCCGGAGCCGGTGGGGGGCTCGGTGGTGTCTGGTGGGGTGCGGTCCGGGCGCGGGCTTGATGGGCTGCCGGAGCCGGTGGAGGCGGTACGCGGGCTGGGCGCCGTTCCCTACTCGTTCTGGGTGCTGGAGCACCTGGCGGGGGCGAGCGGGGTGTCCAACCTGGCGGTGGCGTTCAGAACCCGCGAGCCGTTGCGCTCGTTCCCGCTGCGGAACGCGGTGAACCGCCTGGTCAAGCGGCACCCCGCGCTGCGTCTGAGGTTCCCCGAGGTGGACGGCGTGCCCGTCCGGCACCTCACCGCCCCGCAGGACGCGAAGATCGCGCTGACCGGCGGGCAGACGACCGAGGAGACGATGGTCGCCGATCTTCAGGCGTTCCTGGACGAGCCCTTCGACCTGGCCCGTGACCTGCTGTTCCGGGCGGCCCACTTCACGCTGCCCGACGGGGCGGGCAGCGTGGTCTGCCTGGTCGGCCATCACATCGTCATCGACGCGACGTCGATACAGTCGCTGGTGGAGGAGCTGGGCGGCTTCTACGACGCGCAGACGGGCCAGGACCCGCTGCCCGCCGCGCTCACGGGCACCGCTCCGATGCTGGAGCCGCAGGAGGCCTCACCCGAGTCGCTCGCCTACTGGCTCGACCGGCTCGACGGGGTCGACCCCGGGGCCATGGTGCTGCCGGGCAGCCGCCCCTCGCCCGCCCGGCCGACGTTCGCCGGGCACACCTGCTCGTGGGAGGTGGACGCGCCGACGCGGCAGGCACTGGACACCCTGCGCGTCAGGCTGCGCACCACCGACAACATCGTGCTGGCCAGTGCCTTCCTGCTGGCCCTGCGCGGCCACGGCGCCGGTCCCGAACTGGTCGCCGGAGTGCCGGTCTCCACCAGGACGGCCGCGATGCGCGGCCACGTCGGATACGGCGTGAGCACGCTGCCGCTGCGGGTCCGGACGGATCCGGACGAAGGATTCGCGGCTCTGGTCAGGCGGGTCGAGGACGCCTTCCTCGAAGGGGTCGAGCACGCCGACGCGTCGGTGGAGGCCGTGCTGGTCGTGCGCGGCCACGGCACCGGGGACTGGCGGGTGCCGCTCTTCCGGCACATGTTCAACTACCGGCCGTGGACCGACGAGCAGGTCCGCATCCACGGCGCCGTGCCCGAGTACGTCGAGGACCTGTTCGACCGCAGCCGCCTGGATCTGCAGTGCATCGCCGTACAGGAGCCGGACCGGCTGACGGTCCGGGTATGGCACAGCACGGAGGTTCACGACGAGGCCGAGGTCGCCGCGTTCGTCGCCCGGATGACCTCGCTGCTCCGGCAGGCCGCGGAGGACGCCGAGCGGCCGCAGCGTGAGCTGGAGGCGTTCTCGGCGGCGGACCGGGAGCTGCTCGGCCGGTTGAACGACACGGCCCGCCGGTGGGACGGTCCGCCCACGCTGCTGGAGCGGATCGCCGCCCACCGGGGTACGGCGGTCCGCGACGGCGAGCGGGAGGTCACCTACGACGAACTGCTGGCCTCGGCGGCGGCCGTCAGGGACGCGCTGGTCACCCGTGGGGTCGGGCGCGGCGACATCGTGGCACTCGGCCTGGGGCGGTCGGCGGAGATGGTGGCCGCCGTACTCGGTGTGTGGGCGGCCGGAGCGGCCTACCTCCCGCTGGACCCCCGCCAGCCTGAGCTGCGCCTCTCCTACCAGGTGGAGGACTCCGGGGCCCGGCTGGTCATCGCCGCCTCCGAGGTCTCCTGGGCGGGACAGATCCCCGTTATCACCGTTTCCGGCGCTTACCCCGTTTCCAGTGGTATGCGTGGGGTATGCGATATTTCTGAGGGTTCTGGGGCGGCCAGTGCTTCCGGTCCCGGTGACGGGTCTGCGTCCGCCACCGGGACCGGGTCCACTCCCGGTGGCGCGTCCGCGTCCTGCACCGAGCTCGGGACCGGAGCCGGCCGCGGATTCACCTCGGTCCCGCTCACCGCCGGCGACCTCGCCTACGTGATCTACACCTCGGGGTCCACCGGGCTTCCCAAGGGGGTGGCCGTCACCCACGGCAACCTGGCCAACCTCGTCCTGGACTTCGCGGAGCGGCTGGGACTGGACGCCGCGGCCCCGGTGCTGTGGTCGACCACCACGTCGTTCGACATCTCGGCACTGGAGCTGATGCTCCCGCTCACCCTGGGCGCCACCCTGGTCGTGGCCTCCGACGGGCACCAGCTCCAGCCGCGCGAATTCCTTGAGCTCGTCGCGGACCGGGACGTGCGCGTCGTGCAGGCCACGCCGACGGCCTGGCGGCTCATCGCCCCGGAGGCGGCCGGTGAGCTGGCCGGGCGGATCGTGCTGTGCGGTGGGGAGCCGATGCCCGCCGCGCTCGCCAGGGACCTGCTCGGGCTGGGCTGCCGGCTGTTCAACGTCTACGGGCCGACCGAGACGACCATCTGGTCCACCGCCGCGGAGCTCTCCGGCGTCCCGCGGGACCCGGTGCCGATCGGGGTGCCGCTGGCCAACACGCGGATCTTCATCAGGGACGCGGACGGGCGCGAGGCCCCGCCCGGCGTCCCCGGGGAGCTGTGCGTCGCGGGCGACGGGGTGAGCGCCGGGTATGTCAACCGGCCCGAGCTCACCGCCGAGCGGTTCGGCGAGCACCCCCGCCACGGCCGCTTCTACCGGACCGGTGACCTGGCCAGGATCAGGTACGACGCCACCGTCGAGCTGCTCGGCCGCGACGACCGCCAGGTCAAGCTGCGCGGGCACCGGATCGAGCTCGGCGAGGTCGAGGCGGTGCTGCACGGCCACGACGGCGTCAAGGTCGCGGCGGTCGTCGTCCGCGACGACAGGCTGATGGCGTTCGTGCAGCCCACCCACCTGCCCGACGGCGAGGCGGCGGCCGCCGTGCGGGAGGAGCTGTGGCGCTACGCCAGGACCCGGCTGCCGGACTACGCGGTCCCCTCGGGGATCGTGCTCGTCGAAGGTCTCCCGGAGACCGCCAACGGAAAGATCGACTACCGGGGGCTGGCCGTACCCGAGGAGGACCGCGTGCCGGATTCTCCGGCCGTGTCCGGCTCGGAGCTCGCCGGGGGCATCCTGCGGCTCTGGCGGGAGGCGCTGGGCCGCCCGGGGCTGGGCGAGCACGACAACTTCTTCCTCAACGGAGGCCATTCGGTGCTCGCCGTACGGCTGATCACACCGCTGGAGGAGCTCGCCGGGCGGCCGATCACCGTGCGGGCCGTCTTCGACCACCCCACCCCGGCCGAGCTGGCGGCGTTCCTCAAGGAGGTTCGATGAGCGCGCCGTGGTTCGTGCCGGTGGGGGAGCGGGCCGAGGGCCGGGTCCGGCTCTACGTCTTCCCGAACGCGGGCGGGGGTCCCGCGTCCCTCACCGAGCTGGCCGCGGGGTTCCCTCCCGAGGTCGGGGTGTGGGCGGTGAACCTGCCGGGCAGGCAGGCCCGGCTGGCCGAGCCGCCGCTGACCGACCTGCACGAACTGGTCGACCTGCTGGCCCGCGACCTGCTGGCGACCGCGCGCCGGCCGTACGCGCTGTTCGGCTACTGCAGCGGCGCGCTCCTGGCCTACCTGGTCTGCCGCCGCCTGGCCGAGCTGTCGCCGCCGCCCGGCCCCGGAGCGCCGCCCGGCCCCGGAGCGCCCCCGGGGCCCGAGCGGCTGCTGGTCGGCTCGTTCGCCGCCCCCGACGTCGCCCTGCTGCTGCGCAGGCTGCCATCCCTGCCGTCGTGGCTGTTCTGGGAGCAGCTGATCGAGCTCGGCGGGGTCCCGGCGGAGGTGGCCGGGCGCGAGGCGCTCAGACCGGTCCTGGAACCCGCACTCCGTGCCGACTTCGGCATGCTCGCGGGCTACCGGCACCACCCGGGGCCGCCGCTGCCCACCCCGATCACCGTCCTGTACGGCAGACGTGACGGCTCCGTGTCACGGGGCGGGCTGCTCGGCTGGCGCAGGCAGAGCGTCTCCAGGCCGTCGCTGCGCGAGCTCGACGCCTCCCACTGGCTGGCCGAGGAAACCCCCGACCGGCTCGCCGCCGTCATCGCAGAGGAGATCGGATGCGCCTGGGCTACAGCATGAGCTACTGGGGCGGGGCCGGCCTCGGTCCGGCCGACCACCTCACCCTGGTCCGCGAGGCCGAGCGGCTGGGGTACGACTCGGTGTGGGCGGCCGAGACCTACGGCACCGACCCGGCCGCCCTGATGGCCTGGGTCGCCGGCCGTACCGAGCGGATCGGCCTGGGCACCGGGGTGCTGCAGATGTCGGGGCGCAAACCCGTGGTGGCGGCGATGGCGGCCGCCACCATCGACCAGGTCTCCGGCGGCCGGGCCCGGCTGGGCGTGGGAGTGTCCGGCCCGCAGGTCGTGGAGGGCTGGCACGGGGAGCCCTTCGACCGGCCGGTGGGCCGGGCCCGCGACTACCTGTCGGTGCTGCGGCTGGCCCTGGCCGGGCGGCCGGTGAGCTACTCGGGCGCGACCATGACGCTGCCGTTCCCCGGCGGCCAGGGCAAGGAGCTCTCCCTCGCCGTGTCCCCGGTCCAGGACCGGCTGCCCGTCTACCTGGCCGCCATGGGCCCGGAGACGACCGCGCTCGCCGGCGAGCTGGCCGACGGATGGCTGGCGATCCACTTCCCGCCCGAACACCTGGCCGAGCGTACGGCGCAGCTGCGCCGGGGCGCGGAGCGGGCGGGCCGGAGCCTGGACGGCTTCGACGTCGCTCCGATGGTGCTGACCCTGGTCGACGAGGACGAGGAGCTGGCCTTCGACATGATGCGGCCGATGCTCGCGCTCTATCTGGGCGGCATGGGCTCGCGCCGGACCAACTTCTACAACCGCCTAGCCCGCTCCCTCGGCTTCGAGAAGGAGGCCGAGGCGGTCCAGGAGGCGTTTCTGGGCGGGCGGCAGGGAGAGGCGATGTCCCTGCTCCCGGACGCGCTGGTCGACGCGATGACGATGTGCGGGCCGGTGGGCAAGCTGCGCGAGCGGGTGGCCGCCTACCGCGAGGCGGGGGCGACCAGCCTGATCGTCGGCCTGGTCACCCCCACCCTGCGGCTCCGCCTGG from Streptosporangium sp. NBC_01756 includes the following:
- a CDS encoding acyl carrier protein, encoding MVQSGRPEEDRRDDGAGGAPGRSGQVAGGADRVAAMIEARLGRAVDPDENFFEAGLNSMALVELHAEITGVFGIDIPVTSMFTRPNVRALSRLVEGSQEPGRNDLTRPRPTGGSRRDVRARIRRDGGTSR
- a CDS encoding non-ribosomal peptide synthetase, whose amino-acid sequence is MTGGAPIAVIGVGPCAPLTAGTVEAALEDAGHDPAAPPGVLGVHEEVAEACRSLSSGHCDVVVTRAGTALAGLGPPDAVLVLRRRDDALLDGDFVRAVLGPPGPGGPPGPGGPPGPGGPPGPGGPPGPGGPPGPGGPPGPGGPPGPGGPPGPGGPPGPGGPPGPGGPPGPGGPPGPGGPPGPGGSSGPGGSPGRPTVEKGFAPVHLHAGTRPRVVVWSGRTVEEAESVRQSLAGFFAALGEARFADAVATLQRGRTPRPVRGAVVCSTAAATATALAGARTPGEAAGSASKVRFHFPAGGTGRLGAGLYGTERLFSETMDVCLEEFERHGIDLYDGWLAGDRDDGPVTFAVTYSLATTVAGWGVTAWSCTGEGAGEIAAAAFSGTLDFDEAVARVAAGLLPPGGTAVRPADGEAPAPTGGGPEPSGTGSDGGPEPSGSGSDGEGAAGTPPGGTAGTLVLGADPIRNRAGGPVFTCGDDRQGLLTALARLWTLGCPVDWVALDPDHPLQRMPVPTTPRPAHLTAAPDPAAPLVSAPLAHGAAPAVSDRPHAAHDYAGSPEPVGGSVVSGGVRSGRGSEGLPEPVGGSVVSGGVRSGRGLDGLPEPVEAVRGLGAVPYSFWVLEHLAGASGVSNLAVAFRTREPLRSFPLRNAVNRLVKRHPALRLRFPEVDGVPVRHLTAPQDAKIALTGGQTTEETMVADLQAFLDEPFDLARDLLFRAAHFTLPDGAGSVVCLVGHHIVIDATSIQSLVEELGGFYDAQTGQDPLPAALTGTAPMLEPQEASPESLAYWLDRLDGVDPGAMVLPGSRPSPARPTFAGHTCSWEVDAPTRQALDTLRVRLRTTDNIVLASAFLLALRGHGAGPELVAGVPVSTRTAAMRGHVGYGVSTLPLRVRTDPDEGFAALVRRVEDAFLEGVEHADASVEAVLVVRGHGTGDWRVPLFRHMFNYRPWTDEQVRIHGAVPEYVEDLFDRSRLDLQCIAVQEPDRLTVRVWHSTEVHDEAEVAAFVARMTSLLRQAAEDAERPQRELEAFSAADRELLGRLNDTARRWDGPPTLLERIAAHRGTAVRDGEREVTYDELLASAAAVRDALVTRGVGRGDIVALGLGRSAEMVAAVLGVWAAGAAYLPLDPRQPELRLSYQVEDSGARLVIAASEVSWAGQIPVITVSGAYPVSSGMRGVCDISEGSGAASASGPGDGSASATGTGSTPGGASASCTELGTGAGRGFTSVPLTAGDLAYVIYTSGSTGLPKGVAVTHGNLANLVLDFAERLGLDAAAPVLWSTTTSFDISALELMLPLTLGATLVVASDGHQLQPREFLELVADRDVRVVQATPTAWRLIAPEAAGELAGRIVLCGGEPMPAALARDLLGLGCRLFNVYGPTETTIWSTAAELSGVPRDPVPIGVPLANTRIFIRDADGREAPPGVPGELCVAGDGVSAGYVNRPELTAERFGEHPRHGRFYRTGDLARIRYDATVELLGRDDRQVKLRGHRIELGEVEAVLHGHDGVKVAAVVVRDDRLMAFVQPTHLPDGEAAAAVREELWRYARTRLPDYAVPSGIVLVEGLPETANGKIDYRGLAVPEEDRVPDSPAVSGSELAGGILRLWREALGRPGLGEHDNFFLNGGHSVLAVRLITPLEELAGRPITVRAVFDHPTPAELAAFLKEVR
- a CDS encoding thioesterase II family protein, with protein sequence MSAPWFVPVGERAEGRVRLYVFPNAGGGPASLTELAAGFPPEVGVWAVNLPGRQARLAEPPLTDLHELVDLLARDLLATARRPYALFGYCSGALLAYLVCRRLAELSPPPGPGAPPGPGAPPGPERLLVGSFAAPDVALLLRRLPSLPSWLFWEQLIELGGVPAEVAGREALRPVLEPALRADFGMLAGYRHHPGPPLPTPITVLYGRRDGSVSRGGLLGWRRQSVSRPSLRELDASHWLAEETPDRLAAVIAEEIGCAWATA
- a CDS encoding LLM class F420-dependent oxidoreductase — encoded protein: MRLGYSMSYWGGAGLGPADHLTLVREAERLGYDSVWAAETYGTDPAALMAWVAGRTERIGLGTGVLQMSGRKPVVAAMAAATIDQVSGGRARLGVGVSGPQVVEGWHGEPFDRPVGRARDYLSVLRLALAGRPVSYSGATMTLPFPGGQGKELSLAVSPVQDRLPVYLAAMGPETTALAGELADGWLAIHFPPEHLAERTAQLRRGAERAGRSLDGFDVAPMVLTLVDEDEELAFDMMRPMLALYLGGMGSRRTNFYNRLARSLGFEKEAEAVQEAFLGGRQGEAMSLLPDALVDAMTMCGPVGKLRERVAAYREAGATSLIVGLVTPTLRLRLEQLELVAELTA